TTACGCCAGCATACTTTTTTACTAAGACTTGCATAGGAAACTCCAGGCTTAGTAAATGTGGCCCATACTGTGGCAAAGCCTGAAAGGGGTTTGCCAGGCTCCTGATCTTGATTACCCATCAGATTTCTGAAGAcaggtcatgaatatcaggagcctggaaaacccctttaaaagggataTTTTTTATCTTAAAGTTGACCGAGCATTTCAGATACACTCAtgtggctgacagctatctctcccgaccTTCCCCATGTAAATGTTCCCTCATTAGATTAAATGTCGGGCAAAGCTGCCAATGTGGATAGGACTGAGCTTCTAATGTGAAGAGGCCTACCACTAGGGTGTGCACCACGTCAGGTCCATGTAGTGCAGACCGAGAGGTCACTCCCTTTATCTAGTACCTGGAATTGATAGCTGATGTCAGGACACCAAACACACAAATGAAGGTGACGTGAAGCACAACTGTCTGCTGCGTAATATACTTTATTGAAGGCACTTTAACTAATGACCAACTTTCCATGTAATGATCCCGTCTACCCACTGGGGGGCAGTGGACAAACCCAGACAAGAAATAAACTATGAAATTCTGCAAAATGGTAAAACCTTCGTTTAATGATTTTTATTGCAATCCATTGTAAGTGGCGCCGCTGCTCCAACACAAGAGGTTGTTATTAAAGCTTTtgtcgggaaaaaaaaaaaggggaaggagTCAAACACGACATGAGGACAACCTTGCGCTGCCACATTGTGCTCTACAGTTAGAAAGGTTTGTGCAAATACTGCTAAGTTTCAGCGCGTTCCGGCCGTCTCTGCCGATTGTGTCGTCACGTCAGAAGAGAACAGgatcctaaatatatatatatactcatataAATACAACTTTTACAAGTTAGGACAATGTGCAAACAGAAACCAGTGTGATCCTCGCCATCTTCCCGTAAAAACGTCTGTACACTTACACTGGAAGATTTGCATATTTCAACATTCAAAATGCAACAttgcattaaaaacaaaaaacaaacccaaAACGTCATCTAGAATGTTAGTACATAGCTGGATGccatgtaaaagaaaaaaaaataaaatactgtgaAATGAATCCTCCGCCCTCTAAGAGGAGGAGGCGGCCATTTTGTAGACAGAAACTAAGAGCTATACGGGGACATGTAGGGCGTGTCCTCTCACTCCTCAGTGGGTTGGGGGTAGATACAAAAAATGGGGCTATAAATTTCCAAATTTcgataaaatataaaaagaagaGGCTCTATTCGCATCCTTTGGCTACAGGGCTGAGGAATACTTCAGCGGGACACACCCGACATATCCCTCTatggtaaaatatatataattattagatttttttaaactgtGCCCATCTGCATAGATTACACATTTCTAGAAAGCCCAAAGGAAAACAGGATTTTGGCCTATGATGGATGCATAAGGGCCCGTGGGCACCATCGCCATGTATCCCTGAAGCTCTCTCGGGCACATGCCAAACATTTCCCCAAAAAAAGAGATGTGAACTGAGCCTACAAGTGACGTTTTGGTCTACGAAATGGCCGCGGCGGTGACACACAGGTAAAGCATAGTTAGTTAGAATCAGTAAATGTACTGAGAGAAAGTGCCTTTTTTAAGGTTACAAACTTTGAATTCAGCAGAAAAGAAACATTCAAAAGCATTGCCGAAAATAACCAATTTATGTCGCGGTTGTATTTACAGCGCGTTTCAGAAATGACGAGAGAGGTCAGTGTGTCTGACGGTGGGAACAAATGAGCTGAGATGAAGAAACGCGTCACACGGAAGGCATTTCAGGGATGGAGACAGCGAAACGTTTGACGCTTCTTTCCATCCTCCTCCCACAGGTCACTCCTAAAACtaccaaatataaaaaatatatttctataTAGAACATTAGTCATATTTTAtagaatattttttatatctATACGTAGTGAGGAAACGGTAGGGGGGGGTGTAACTGTGACATATTTATGTCAAATGTGACATATAAAATGAATGTAATGTACTGGAAATTCCGCTGTATTTAGGGTGTATCGCAcacgcgcagccgccctccattcatttctatgtggccgcCGAAAATAACCAAGcgatggctccatagaagtgaatggaagtggTGGCCGCgcacccattcatctctatggggatTCCAAAAATagctctgctattttcggcgaGCCCATAGGAATGATTGGTGGCCACTACTTTGCTGGCTATCAGATAATGggggatatgccccaattgtctgagatggggaaaaaaaaaaaaaaaaaggtgacctCTCAGCCCATCACTGGCAGCAGGGCTGCCCACCTCCGTCATAGTCGTTGGCTGAGCGGTCACATTTCCGTTTCAAAAGGAACCACCAAGCACTGGAACAAGTGCAGAGGGGGGATCCCCAATTTTTttaagctttttttattttatttttattttgcggacCATACAGTCCCTAATAGCGTTCAACTCTTCCTAGAGTTAATGAATATTTAAAAATCAAAGCAAACATTTGGGGGGGTTGCCATAGCAGCCAGTGAGCTAGCAGCTGACACGTGTAGTGCATTTGAGTACATGGAAGCTGTGATCCCAGTAGCTACAGCGTGCCACATCTACAATCCAGTTTTGCCCTGGTTTATCGTTACCGCCCCTCGTCGGTTTTCTTCCATTTTATTAGACTTAAGAAAACATTTAAcgtggtcatttttttttgcctaTAAGGAGGGCAGGAGGGCGGCCATGTCTTGTAACCAATTAGGAAAAAAGCGAAAAATAAATCAAGACTGCAAAGCAATGACCATGCAGTAACCGTGATGGATTTATTGTAGaaggccccccccttccccaattaTCAATGGATGTTAGTGTCCTAAGAGGGGTTAACGCTTTCCACACCACAATCGGGAATGGCAGTCAACTTAAAGAAACGGAGGGGAAATCGCCTTAAGTGCTGAGGAGGCAAAGTTGTTAGAAAATTACCAAATTTGCATGTTTTTTGTGTGTAATTTAGGAACTAACATGGCGCTTTCCTTGTCCCCTAGAACGTGTACATAAAACACTTGAAGGAAAAGTCTGTAGAAACATATTGCATCCGCCCAGTGCTGCCCCCTGCAGTCCTGGGTATGTGGTGTCCCTCAGAGCCTGTGTATTAACGCCTGTTTTTCTCGCTCTTTCCGCTTCAGTTCCGCTTTGTAACAACACGAACAGTAGTTGCCCGTTTCAGGACGTCCATAAAAATTGCAGTCCGCCTGCTTACACTTGGTCTGCTGGACGTTGTAGTGTGTCCGCGctttgctgctgtcagaggtcacCGCTCTGGACAGGGAAGTGGGGTCTGAGTATTCCTGGTAGCCATTGCTGTGCACAAGGCACACAGTCTGGTCGCCCTCTGCAGGGTAGTCCGGGGGAAGTTCTGACTCTGAGGGAGAAAGCCGACCCAGGTGTGGGGGGCTGGACTGGTACGGATGAGGGCGCGTCTGCATGCAGTGCCGGGGAAGCGTAGCATAGGAGGGCAGATTATTGCAAGAGCCACCTGCTACCTGCCGCCTACTGTCCTGGTAGCTGTGCGGGTGGGAACCGTCTGACAGATTGACAATGGAAGGTCTGGGGATGGTGAACCCCCCAGAATAACTGGAAGGTAACGCGCCTTTAGCATAGTCCATCCCATAATTACTAGTCACTTGGGAATATGTAGGAAGCGAGAGCAGATCGTCGGCCTTGGGTTGCCCCGTGTCTTGCTCTAGTCTCTTTGCCGTGCCGCAGTTCATGAGCGCCTTTTTCTCAGCCTCCCTCTGCTTCTGCTCGGCTATGAACCGGTCGTGGGCATCCGCCATATACTTCTGGATCATTTGCTTCTGGTAAGGCTGGCGGTCACTGGTTTTCAGGAGGCAGGCGAAGATAAACTTGCGTTCCCCTTGCATGGCCGCCCGCAAGATGCTCAGACTCAGTTTGACATCATGACTATATTTGTAAGGATCACCCTGGGCCTTGTCAGTCGCTGACTTGGTGGTGGACTTCTCAGAAGATGTGGAGAGGTCACCTTGTGAGGAATCCTCTTTGCTGCCTTTTCGGCCCTTCAAGGAGCccctctttttcttctccagcGTGTCCCCTTGGCCGTTGCTCATTCCAGATTTCCCGCTCTTGCTGTGCATTAAGCCACCCATGTTTTTCTTCAGTTTACTGCCCAAGGTCTTCCCAAAGCTGCCCAGCTTGTTGGCCACAGAGTCCGCTCGCTTCTTCTCTTTCTCCTTGTCCTTCTCCTTTTTTGACTTCTCTTTCTCCTTGTCTTTTTCCTTCCCGGTTTTGCTGCCCCCATTGCTTGCCGAGCTGCTGCAAACGGACTCTTTGTCAGACTCTCCGGACTCTGCGGCAGACCTGGCATCATCGCCAGCGGATGCGGTTGGGGACTCTGGCTGGGCGAGGGGAGCCTGTTAATAAACAAGAAGATATCAGAATTTGGGAGTAATGCAAAGACCTCCTCTATAATATGGGTGAGAGCTGGGGCCTAACAGACATCACGTCCTTTTGTAGTCTAATTACTACCCCAACAACCTGGGTATCAATGATGACCCCGGGGAGAAATGACACCTGACTGCCTGTTTTGCAGGACCCCCTGTAGTGAAAAGTGTGGGCACGGTCCTTTTCAATACAGCGGTATGTCAAAAAGTCTATTAGCCTACGGTGTCGGCCATGTTTGGTGTACAGGTCTGGATCCTTTCTGGTATATACAGTGAATGTGCACCACATgcgcagtgtgaacagagcctaatctGTCATTCTTCTTACAAGACAATATCCCTTTAATGGCGTCTTTAAGCACTCGTCACTCACCTGCATCTCGCACGGCAGTGAAAGCCAGGTGACCGTCATGTAGCTGTGTAGCAAGTTCAACTTGGCTTCCAATGATAACGTGACACTAGAAAAGAGAGGACACCATTTTACAtgcacatcttaggctactttcacacttgcgttgtttgattctggcaggcagttccgttgcctgaactgtatgcaaacgcatggcaTTTTTTTCAGGCTGATCAGgcgtttttcagactgatcagaatcctgatcagtcagaaaaatgcattgcaataccggatctgtttttccggtgtcatcaggcaaaacgcatccggtatttatttttctctcatttttaaaggtctgcgcatgcgcagaccggaaggacggatccggcattttgaatgccggatccggcactaatgcatttctatggaaaaaaaatgccgtaGCAtgttacggttttctcttttgcctggtcagttaaaacgactgaactgaa
The sequence above is drawn from the Bufo bufo chromosome 11, aBufBuf1.1, whole genome shotgun sequence genome and encodes:
- the OTUD7B gene encoding OTU domain-containing protein 7B yields the protein MTSKGKQWDGSPTLNDFNQVRQATAGGLAHNFSDPRNFKPPEAARLMRPALQRQDDMVQEKRLSRGISHASSSIVSLARSHVSSNGSSEHTLEPPVCTFQLPDLTMYNDDFRSFIERDLIEQSMLVALEHAGRLNWWAQVDPSYQRLLPLATTGDGNCLLHAASLGMWGFHDRDLMLRKSLYTMMEKGAEKEALKRRWRFQQTMQNKESGLVYTEEEWQKEWNELIKLASSEPRMHYGTNGSNCGGVESSEEPVYESLEEFHVFVLAHVLKRPIVVVADTMLRDSGGEAFAPIPFGGIYLPLEVPPNKCHSSPLVLAYDQAHFSALVSMEHGDLSKDQAPFIPLTDSQHKLLPVHFAVDPGKDWEWGKNDTDNVCLASVTLSLEAKLNLLHSYMTVTWLSLPCEMQAPLAQPESPTASAGDDARSAAESGESDKESVCSSSASNGGSKTGKEKDKEKEKSKKEKDKEKEKKRADSVANKLGSFGKTLGSKLKKNMGGLMHSKSGKSGMSNGQGDTLEKKKRGSLKGRKGSKEDSSQGDLSTSSEKSTTKSATDKAQGDPYKYSHDVKLSLSILRAAMQGERKFIFACLLKTSDRQPYQKQMIQKYMADAHDRFIAEQKQREAEKKALMNCGTAKRLEQDTGQPKADDLLSLPTYSQVTSNYGMDYAKGALPSSYSGGFTIPRPSIVNLSDGSHPHSYQDSRRQVAGGSCNNLPSYATLPRHCMQTRPHPYQSSPPHLGRLSPSESELPPDYPAEGDQTVCLVHSNGYQEYSDPTSLSRAVTSDSSKARTHYNVQQTKCKQADCNFYGRPETGNYCSCCYKAELKRKEREKQALIHRL